Proteins from one Fragaria vesca subsp. vesca linkage group LG6, FraVesHawaii_1.0, whole genome shotgun sequence genomic window:
- the LOC101299884 gene encoding F-box/kelch-repeat protein At3g06240-like: MLWNPCTRDSKVLSNPPLVIEPKDSNYYYHGFGYDSATDDYKVMRGFAYDANGAEKFMTQIFALKTGSWRTVKDIDYVELTEGQGVFLNGALHWLGDLSDGDRKILSFDLGAEKFQETIPLPYDDWFTDLLIHRNRLCVCTRPTKSNSCHIWMMKEYGVKESWTELVQFSLDNYVWGPEDHRHYVSPVCILENGVVLIDGLGCYEWLMVFSDLKEKTFEHVFHVSQGLCFRTVIHRETLVSPDVHTYKTNYVS; this comes from the exons ATGTTATGGAACCCTTGTACTAGAGACTCCAAGGTTTTATCCAACCCTCCTCTAGTTATAGAGCCTAAAGATAGCAATTACTACTATCATGGATTTGGGTATGATTCTGCTACCGACGACTACAAGGTCATGCGGGGATTCGCTTATGATGCAAATGGTGCGGAGAAATTCATGACTCAAATCTTTGCACTCAAAACAGGTTCATGGAGGACTGTCAAAGATATTGATTATGTTGAACTGACAGAGGGGCAGGGAGTGTTTTTAAACGGAGCTCTGCATTGGTTAGGGGATCTATCCGATGGGGACAGAAAAATTTTGTCCTTTGATTTAGGGGCGGAGAAATTTCAGGAGACGATTCCATTACCCTATGATGACTGGTTTACTGATCTCTTGATTCATAGAAATCGTCTTTGTGTATGCACTCGCCCAACTAAATCCAACAGCTGCCACATATGGATGATGAAAGAATATGGGGTCAAGGAATCCTGGACTGAACTGGTACAATTTTCGTTGGATAATTATGTATGGGGTCCTGAGGATCATAGGCATTATGTCAGCCCTGTGTGCATTTTAGAGAATGGTGTAGTTTTGATCGACGGGTTGGGTTGTTATGAATGGCTCATGGTATTTTCTGATCTAAAGGAGAAGACATTCGAGCATGTTTTTCACGTCTCACAGGGCTTGTGTTTTAGAACAGTCATTCACCGTGAGACGTTAGTTTCACCAGACGTCCACACATACAAAACCAACTAT GTGAGCTAG